GTCGCCGCGCATCTCGAACCGGAGATCCTGCTCGTCGATGAAGTGCTCGCCGTGGGCGATCACGCGTTTCAGCAAAAGTGCCTCGGCAAAATGCAGGACGTCGCCCGCACGCAGGGCCGCACCGTGATCTTCGTCTCGCACAACATGGCCGCCGTCTCGCAGCTCTGCCATCGCGCCGTGCTGCTCGAGCATGGCCGCGTCTCCGCCCACGGTCCCGCCGCAGAAGTCGTCTCCGGCTATCTCGCGCGCAACGCCGCCGCCGCCGGCGAGTGGCGTGCGCCCCCCGGCCACAACGCCGCGGCGCCGGTCGCCCTCCAAGGCGCCCGCGTGCTCGACGAATCCGGCCGGCCGGCCGCCCTGCTACCGCACTCCAGCGAACTCACCGTCGAACTGGAGTGCGTCGAGCGATCCAGCGGCGCCCTGTGGGGCGTGCGCGTCGCGCTGTTCGACGCACAGGGCCACGAGCTGGTCTGCACGCTCGACCGCGAACTCGCCGCGGCGCGCGGCACCGGTCCGGGCCGCGCCCACCGGATCGCCTGCACCCTGCCGGCGCGACTGCTCCGCCCGGGCGTCTACTCCGTCGTCGCCTCGCTCTACGAGCTTGCGGGCGGCGAGCCGGTGGCCACTTACGACGAGGTTGATCCCCTGCTCGCCCTGGAAATCTCCCCACAGGGCTACACCGCCTATTCCGGCCGCGCCCTGCTGGGCCTCCGCGCCAAATGGGCGGTGCACGCCGGATGAAATCCCTGCTCAAGCGCATCGTCCCGCACCGCTGGCATCCGCCGGCGGTGGCCGCGCGCGCCCGCGCGCGCTGGGCCCGCTCCGATCTTGTGCGCTCCGGTCCGTTCGCCGGCATGCGCTTCACTTGGGAGGACTGGAACCCGAGCTTCTCCGCCCCGTTTCCGAAGATGATGGGCACCTACGAGCTCGAGTTGCACCCGATCATCGAGGGCATCATCGCGCGCACCCCGCGGCGCATCGTCGAGATCGGGGCCGCCGACGGCTACTACGCGGTCGGCTTCGCGCGACGGCTGCCGCGAGCCGAGATCGTCGCCTTCGAGGAACTGGCGGCCGGCCGCGAGCTCCTCACGCGCTTCGCGACGTTGAACGGCGTGCGGGAGCGCATCCAGATGCACGGGCGCTGCGAACCGGACACGCTGCGCGCCACGCTGCAACCCGGCGATATCCTGATGCTCGACGTCGAAGGTTACGAACGCGTGCTGCTCGACCCCGCCGCCGTG
This window of the Candidatus Didemnitutus sp. genome carries:
- a CDS encoding ABC transporter ATP-binding protein; amino-acid sequence: MSQPIIEVRGVAKSYQLGRIGFTSMRDEVDRAWSLLTGRRRARAASETFWALRDISFDVQPGEVLGLIGRNGAGKSTLLKILGEITDPTAGEVRLRGHVASLLEVGTGFHPELSGRENIFLNGAILGMKRAEIARKFDEIVAFAEIERFLDTPVKRYSSGMYVRLAFAVAAHLEPEILLVDEVLAVGDHAFQQKCLGKMQDVARTQGRTVIFVSHNMAAVSQLCHRAVLLEHGRVSAHGPAAEVVSGYLARNAAAAGEWRAPPGHNAAAPVALQGARVLDESGRPAALLPHSSELTVELECVERSSGALWGVRVALFDAQGHELVCTLDRELAAARGTGPGRAHRIACTLPARLLRPGVYSVVASLYELAGGEPVATYDEVDPLLALEISPQGYTAYSGRALLGLRAKWAVHAG